From a region of the Nonlabens sp. Hel1_33_55 genome:
- a CDS encoding PLP-dependent cysteine synthase family protein, which translates to MSGQIQAYNNVLELIGETPLIKLSKTVEGFPGDYYAKVESFNPGHSSKDRIALHIIEQAEKKGILKPGDTIIETTSGNTGFSIAMVSRIKGYDCILAVSSKSSADKIDMLKSMGAKVYVCPAHVSADDPRSYYEVAKRLHEEIKDSIYINQYFNELNTEAHYLSTGPEIWKQTAGKITHLVACSGTGGTISGTAKYLKEQNPEIQILGVDAYGSVLKKYHETQEFDKNEIYPYRIEGLGKNLIPTATDFDVIDSFTKVKDEDAAHMARRISQTEGLFVGYTSGAAMQAVKQLVKEKTFGDDAVVVVIFPDHGSRYMSKIYNDKWMEDQGFFDSVSTAADQHIEYIK; encoded by the coding sequence ATGAGCGGACAAATTCAGGCGTACAACAATGTTCTTGAGTTAATAGGAGAAACTCCTCTTATCAAATTATCCAAAACCGTTGAGGGCTTCCCTGGCGATTATTATGCTAAGGTTGAGTCATTCAACCCAGGACATTCTTCAAAAGACAGAATAGCTTTACATATTATAGAGCAGGCAGAAAAAAAAGGAATTCTCAAGCCTGGTGATACCATTATTGAAACCACATCTGGTAATACCGGATTTAGTATCGCTATGGTGAGCCGCATTAAGGGCTATGATTGTATTCTTGCCGTAAGTTCAAAATCAAGTGCCGATAAGATTGACATGCTTAAATCGATGGGCGCAAAAGTTTACGTTTGTCCAGCACACGTGAGTGCAGACGATCCACGTAGTTATTACGAGGTCGCTAAAAGACTTCATGAAGAAATAAAAGATAGTATCTATATCAACCAATATTTCAATGAGCTCAATACTGAAGCGCATTATCTTTCTACAGGACCAGAAATATGGAAACAAACGGCTGGAAAAATAACGCATCTGGTAGCTTGTAGTGGTACCGGTGGAACCATTTCAGGAACTGCCAAGTATTTGAAAGAACAAAATCCAGAAATTCAGATCCTGGGTGTTGATGCTTATGGTAGTGTATTGAAAAAATATCACGAGACTCAGGAGTTTGACAAGAACGAAATCTATCCATACCGTATAGAAGGATTAGGTAAAAACTTGATCCCAACCGCTACTGATTTTGATGTCATCGACAGTTTTACAAAGGTAAAAGATGAAGACGCGGCTCATATGGCTCGCAGGATTTCACAAACTGAAGGTCTTTTTGTAGGCTACACCAGTGGTGCAGCAATGCAAGCAGTGAAGCAACTGGTTAAGGAGAAAACTTTTGGCGATGATGCCGTTGTTGTTGTTATTTTCCCAGATCATGGATCGCGTTACATGAGTAAAATATACAACGATAAGTGGATGGAAGATCAAGGATTTTTTGACAGCGTCTCTACAGCTGCAGATCAGCATATTGAATATATCAAGTAA